One stretch of Chitinophaga pendula DNA includes these proteins:
- a CDS encoding AAA family ATPase gives MIRNNLFLNRLAVYTQKNEIAYDEKFHKGINIIRGDNSSGKSTITQFIFYALGGSFNDWVKEAKFCSLVIAEVEMNGAILVLKREINISEHTNKANPIEPIYIYWGSFEDSQKAASNEWNKFGYNTTLEKKSFSNVFFENLDIPIVKGENNITFHQILRLLYVDQDSPTSSLFFYEQFDTQLTRETVADLLLGAYSQTLYESRQRILEVRDEIDDIRKEVKVIKQYIPNELDLYPAHIITKIENKEKEIASFEDELLRYKDENKTVRYTKTAKLEFEKLNEESLVQRERVNSLENSIQLLKNEIDDSKYFISVLEDKIKAIRNSILTREFLEEYPLEYCPECLTKLHKIESEGKCKLCKEVVDSSTGITQARKIEQELSFQIKESKSLMVLRERKLLEANSSYEAEKLKLTALQSRVNAALKDVKSYREERIDSLYVEKGFAEGEMLQLNTLLERAQLFQSLLSRQRELEDEEKRLQVLIDGLTSTQEAKKKETNQTIEKKALYLLNNDLRRQEDFIAAKEFNIDYRNNIAFISDKDAKYSASSNFYLKTTARFAIFLASLENNQMRYPRFILCDNMEDKGIEEKRAQNFQRIVVTEAEKHSSNTYQMIFTTSFIAPELNNEKYVVGEYYSKDKPSLKNV, from the coding sequence ATGATACGGAATAATTTGTTTCTAAATCGACTAGCCGTCTATACACAAAAAAATGAAATCGCTTATGATGAAAAATTCCATAAGGGAATTAATATCATTCGCGGAGATAACAGTAGTGGTAAATCGACAATAACACAGTTTATTTTCTATGCGCTTGGCGGTTCCTTTAATGATTGGGTGAAAGAAGCAAAATTTTGTTCGCTTGTTATTGCAGAAGTAGAAATGAACGGAGCGATATTAGTTTTAAAAAGAGAAATAAATATTAGTGAACATACTAACAAAGCAAATCCAATAGAGCCTATTTATATCTATTGGGGTAGCTTTGAGGATAGTCAAAAAGCGGCGTCTAACGAATGGAATAAATTTGGATATAACACTACCTTAGAGAAAAAAAGCTTCTCAAACGTTTTTTTTGAAAATTTAGACATCCCTATTGTAAAAGGGGAAAACAATATCACATTCCACCAAATTCTTCGTCTGTTATATGTAGATCAAGATTCACCGACGAGTTCGTTGTTTTTTTATGAGCAATTCGATACTCAATTGACACGAGAAACTGTAGCAGATTTATTACTCGGTGCTTATAGTCAAACATTATATGAAAGTAGACAAAGAATATTAGAGGTCAGAGACGAAATTGATGATATACGCAAAGAAGTAAAAGTAATTAAGCAGTATATACCCAATGAGCTAGACTTATATCCGGCACATATAATTACCAAAATTGAAAATAAAGAAAAAGAAATTGCATCTTTCGAAGATGAACTTCTTCGATATAAAGATGAAAATAAAACTGTAAGATACACAAAGACAGCAAAATTAGAATTTGAGAAATTAAATGAAGAGTCTCTTGTGCAACGAGAGCGAGTTAATTCTCTGGAAAACTCTATACAACTTTTAAAGAATGAAATAGATGACTCTAAATATTTTATTTCTGTCTTAGAGGACAAAATAAAAGCTATTAGAAACTCCATATTAACAAGGGAGTTTTTAGAAGAATATCCTTTAGAGTATTGCCCTGAATGTTTGACCAAGCTTCATAAAATTGAAAGTGAAGGTAAATGTAAACTCTGTAAAGAAGTTGTTGATAGTAGCACCGGAATTACACAGGCAAGAAAAATTGAGCAAGAGCTATCTTTTCAGATTAAAGAATCAAAATCTCTAATGGTTTTAAGAGAAAGAAAGCTATTAGAGGCAAATAGTAGTTACGAAGCTGAGAAATTAAAATTAACTGCATTGCAGTCCAGGGTTAATGCAGCACTTAAAGATGTAAAGTCATATAGAGAAGAGCGAATTGATTCTTTGTATGTTGAAAAAGGTTTTGCTGAAGGCGAGATGCTGCAATTAAATACATTATTAGAGCGAGCCCAATTATTTCAATCTTTGTTATCAAGACAACGTGAATTAGAAGATGAAGAAAAACGGCTTCAAGTCCTTATTGATGGATTGACGTCAACTCAAGAAGCAAAGAAGAAAGAGACAAATCAAACAATAGAAAAGAAAGCTTTGTATCTCTTAAATAACGATTTAAGAAGGCAAGAAGACTTCATTGCAGCAAAGGAATTCAACATTGATTATCGTAATAACATTGCATTTATTTCAGATAAAGATGCCAAGTACTCTGCGAGTTCTAACTTCTATTTGAAAACAACGGCACGATTCGCTATATTTCTAGCATCATTAGAAAATAATCAGATGCGTTATCCAAGATTTATTCTCTGTGATAATATGGAAGATAAGGGAATAGAAGAAAAACGAGCTCAGAACTTCCAAAGAATTGTGGTGACTGAGGCCGAAAAACATTCCTCAAATACTTATCAGATGATTTTCACAACATCATTTATTGCTCCAGAGTTAAATAACGAGAAATATGTAGTTGGTGAATATTATTCAAAAGATAAGCCGAGTTTAAAAAACGTATAA
- a CDS encoding ABC-three component system middle component 5, whose product MLQILTYYKRKEYVETDRLRIWDFYLLFPSEVHKIKIFREEEDLKKLIRSYIYKQENPYEEILDGRKMFEKIKSYQLHAIKCLASYDIIDKDHLNENRVTIISKTLLEKYSAKFEPLSVSEINTIKLMTSEFAQISMYGPKGLKARTKLLESRYDTE is encoded by the coding sequence ATGTTACAAATACTCACCTACTATAAAAGAAAAGAGTACGTTGAGACTGATAGACTGAGAATATGGGACTTTTATTTATTGTTTCCCTCTGAAGTTCATAAAATAAAGATCTTTAGAGAAGAAGAAGATTTAAAAAAACTAATCAGATCTTATATCTATAAACAAGAAAATCCTTATGAGGAAATATTAGACGGTCGTAAAATGTTTGAAAAGATAAAGTCTTATCAATTGCATGCAATCAAATGTTTGGCGTCTTATGATATTATCGATAAGGATCATTTGAATGAAAATAGAGTTACTATAATTTCAAAAACCTTGCTCGAAAAATACAGTGCAAAATTTGAGCCTTTAAGTGTGTCGGAAATAAACACGATAAAGCTTATGACTTCCGAATTTGCTCAAATATCAATGTATGGACCCAAAGGACTTAAAGCAAGAACAAAGCTATTAGAGAGTAGATATGATACGGAATAA
- a CDS encoding ABC-three component system protein — protein MIPTTTQSNNHIGGDGEIIGRDKNVTINNPVRRTRLSILFDKLEKAFNENSHVTEVSADLQRYANLRDTIGLEQKLKDGGREDLYEDALWLKEEYHKKLTKFQFFEPAQEIHSFLLALVLSKFRNIIFPLICASKSEQEVSLAIENEIVAPIVSIIQEEGCSDVMGLSSVDIEGMIYYLTGQCHIKWCKK, from the coding sequence ATGATCCCGACTACTACTCAATCCAATAATCACATTGGGGGAGATGGTGAAATTATTGGTCGCGATAAAAACGTTACCATTAATAATCCGGTTAGAAGGACACGCTTATCAATCCTCTTTGATAAATTAGAAAAAGCTTTCAATGAAAATAGTCACGTAACCGAGGTGTCAGCAGATCTTCAGAGATACGCTAATCTTCGCGATACGATTGGATTAGAGCAAAAACTTAAAGATGGAGGACGAGAAGATCTGTACGAAGATGCGTTATGGTTGAAGGAAGAATATCACAAGAAGCTTACAAAATTTCAATTTTTTGAGCCTGCACAAGAAATTCACTCTTTTCTGTTAGCGTTGGTTTTGTCTAAATTTAGAAATATTATTTTTCCATTGATATGCGCAAGCAAATCAGAACAGGAAGTTTCATTAGCAATTGAAAATGAAATTGTCGCTCCAATCGTATCTATTATCCAAGAAGAAGGATGTAGTGACGTAATGGGTCTAAGTTCAGTTGATATTGAAGGAATGATTTATTATTTAACAGGCCAGTGCCATATTAAATGGTGTAAGAAATGA
- a CDS encoding tyrosine-type recombinase/integrase, with protein sequence MLENRTINFTKQNIEQLPTPSKGKSYYKDSREKGLSLYVTSYGVKTFFIRKRIKGRDERIIIGPADIIPVEKARKEARILKGQIAEGLDPVAEKKKELSNKLTFGEQFKEYIEVYSKPHKKSWQYDVREVPKYLSHWFKKRMIDITRYDVQKIQKDVFENHGVYQANRIVERISSIYNKAIEWGWEGINPASRVKKYKEKSRDRFILPAEMPCLIRALNEEMNETARHFIWMLLLAGARKTNTLQMRWEQINWEHKTWRIPDSKNGEVLLLPLVDHAMDILRKRKEISVSDWVFPSDLDPRSHFVNVKRAWKRVKQKATIYFWSSDEKLKLLVEQCRDEIDNEYFVSLWIKLIIKVAKDDGITLPVGLMDVRLHDVRRTFGSYQAIGGSSLTIIGKSLGHRSVKSTEVYARLNLDPVRSSIEKATNAMLSF encoded by the coding sequence ATGTTAGAAAACCGAACGATCAACTTCACCAAACAAAATATTGAACAACTTCCAACGCCCAGCAAAGGAAAATCATATTACAAAGACAGTAGGGAGAAGGGGCTTAGTCTTTACGTTACATCTTATGGTGTAAAAACGTTCTTCATAAGGAAACGCATAAAGGGAAGAGACGAGCGAATAATAATTGGCCCCGCAGATATTATTCCGGTGGAAAAAGCCAGAAAGGAAGCGCGAATACTTAAAGGACAAATTGCTGAAGGATTAGACCCTGTAGCGGAAAAGAAAAAGGAGCTATCTAATAAGCTAACATTCGGGGAGCAGTTCAAGGAATATATAGAGGTCTATAGCAAACCTCATAAAAAATCTTGGCAGTATGATGTAAGGGAAGTTCCTAAGTACTTATCGCACTGGTTTAAGAAAAGAATGATTGATATTACTCGTTATGATGTTCAAAAAATTCAGAAGGATGTCTTTGAAAACCATGGCGTATATCAAGCAAACCGCATAGTTGAGCGTATTAGTTCTATCTACAACAAAGCTATTGAATGGGGATGGGAAGGGATAAATCCCGCCTCTCGCGTTAAAAAATATAAAGAGAAAAGCAGAGATCGTTTCATCTTGCCAGCAGAGATGCCGTGTTTAATTCGGGCGCTTAATGAAGAAATGAATGAAACAGCAAGACATTTTATATGGATGCTATTGCTCGCGGGCGCTCGTAAAACAAATACACTTCAAATGCGCTGGGAACAAATTAATTGGGAACATAAGACATGGCGAATTCCAGATAGCAAAAATGGAGAGGTTTTACTGTTACCATTGGTTGATCATGCGATGGATATTTTGAGAAAGCGCAAGGAAATTTCCGTCAGTGATTGGGTATTCCCCTCAGATCTTGATCCCCGTTCGCATTTTGTAAATGTTAAACGGGCCTGGAAACGTGTTAAACAGAAGGCAACTATATATTTCTGGTCTTCGGATGAAAAATTAAAATTGCTGGTTGAGCAATGCCGGGATGAAATCGACAACGAGTATTTCGTGAGCTTATGGATAAAGCTTATCATTAAAGTAGCAAAAGATGATGGTATAACCTTGCCTGTGGGCCTCATGGATGTTCGACTGCATGATGTTCGCCGCACATTTGGCAGTTATCAGGCAATCGGAGGTTCCAGTCTAACGATTATCGGTAAGAGCTTAGGGCATAGATCAGTAAAATCGACGGAAGTGTATGCACGTTTAAATCTAGATCCAGTACGCTCTTCAATTGAGAAGGCAACAAATGCAATGCTCAGTTTTTAA
- a CDS encoding recombinase family protein produces the protein MQNKSWFTHGKEAATHAMRQAVAYYRESTQRQEESGLGTAAQHSDVDDLQRTSGLFVVREYYETESAKKNNRPVLLKAIKYCIKTGMTLIIAKCDRLTRKALFGARILDSKLNLIAADRPTATKLDLLQEFIYAEREGITISKRTSAALQAAKRHGVKLGTACKELARKNKQAAETYARKMSPIIQDLRGHGFTTINALVTELNRLRIPPPSSIRAKRGGYALILDDHSEKWRRVEIVEKNKAKWHRTSVWTLEHRIDALNLSPQ, from the coding sequence GTGCAAAATAAATCTTGGTTCACACATGGAAAGGAAGCAGCGACGCACGCCATGCGCCAAGCAGTTGCCTACTATAGAGAATCCACCCAGCGTCAGGAAGAAAGCGGCCTCGGGACAGCCGCGCAGCATTCCGACGTTGATGATCTGCAACGCACAAGTGGTTTATTTGTCGTCCGAGAATATTACGAAACTGAAAGCGCGAAGAAAAATAACCGGCCCGTACTATTAAAAGCGATTAAATACTGCATTAAAACAGGCATGACACTCATCATTGCCAAATGCGATCGCTTGACTCGAAAAGCCTTGTTTGGCGCACGGATACTCGACAGCAAGCTAAATTTAATTGCGGCTGATAGGCCAACTGCTACGAAATTGGATTTACTGCAAGAATTCATTTATGCGGAAAGAGAGGGTATCACAATAAGCAAACGTACAAGCGCGGCTTTACAAGCTGCCAAACGGCACGGCGTAAAGCTGGGTACTGCATGCAAAGAGCTTGCCCGTAAAAATAAGCAGGCGGCAGAAACCTATGCCCGTAAAATGTCCCCCATTATTCAAGATTTGCGAGGCCATGGATTTACAACGATAAATGCTTTGGTCACTGAATTAAATCGGCTTCGTATTCCCCCGCCTAGCAGTATTCGTGCAAAAAGAGGCGGTTATGCTTTGATCCTCGATGACCATTCAGAAAAATGGCGGCGTGTAGAAATCGTAGAAAAAAACAAAGCTAAGTGGCATCGCACATCAGTGTGGACACTTGAACACCGCATCGACGCGCTTAATCTCTCACCTCAATAA
- a CDS encoding type IV secretory system conjugative DNA transfer family protein, giving the protein MNTEKMNLLNTVLLRFSGGAVFTIGDAVEGGTGILGSTGSGKTHGSGTCWAHSFLSHGFGGLVLTAKPDEVDLWRRYCEQTNRIDDLIVVEPGGPHRFSLLDYEVSKNDGNVSVTQNIVSLIETVIESGREKSSGQVNDSFWASAQTMLITSVASLCLLAGDISVQAMYDVALSAPKGDEERGTKKEDEKESAFQVMYEVARENVMLQVEAFLETLAPEEHKKMEKEKRLEGWVIQNVSDYRMLLQIDQFFAVSYRKLHSKTRSIVEFSFIGFLFQLLQEPFYSLFCNGPSTFTPEDCITKGKIIILNLPVKIYQQTGQQIQIAIKYAFQRAWERRGVLPGEHIPFLWCDEAHLFLHPHDAHFLSTARSSMIATVYLSQSIVGYYASMGGNKSEYKVKSLLGLLSTKIFHANTCMDTNRWASDLFGEEYQTDHQRGVQVGRDFSQSYSESEKLYKRVRPEQFVSLKTGGKKNNYIVEAYIHRQGSPFSNGLNFKKVRFRQKPSL; this is encoded by the coding sequence ATGAATACTGAAAAAATGAACCTTCTGAATACGGTTCTATTACGGTTTTCCGGCGGTGCGGTGTTTACGATCGGTGATGCGGTTGAAGGCGGTACCGGTATTTTAGGAAGCACCGGATCGGGAAAAACGCATGGAAGCGGCACCTGTTGGGCACATAGCTTTTTATCGCACGGTTTCGGCGGGTTGGTTCTGACAGCTAAACCGGATGAAGTGGATTTATGGCGGCGCTATTGCGAGCAAACGAACCGGATCGACGATTTAATCGTCGTAGAGCCGGGCGGCCCACATCGCTTTTCCCTGCTTGATTATGAGGTTTCGAAAAACGACGGCAATGTGTCCGTTACGCAAAACATCGTATCGCTGATTGAAACGGTAATTGAAAGCGGACGGGAAAAAAGCAGCGGACAAGTGAATGATTCCTTTTGGGCATCCGCGCAAACAATGTTGATTACTTCCGTTGCATCCCTTTGTTTACTCGCCGGAGATATTTCCGTTCAAGCCATGTATGACGTCGCCTTATCAGCACCGAAAGGAGATGAAGAGCGCGGTACGAAAAAAGAGGACGAAAAAGAAAGCGCTTTCCAGGTTATGTATGAGGTGGCGCGAGAAAACGTAATGTTACAGGTTGAAGCCTTCCTGGAAACGCTTGCGCCCGAGGAGCACAAGAAGATGGAAAAAGAAAAGCGCCTTGAAGGCTGGGTCATTCAGAATGTGTCCGATTATCGAATGCTGCTACAGATTGACCAATTCTTCGCCGTATCCTATCGCAAACTGCATAGCAAAACCCGCAGCATTGTGGAGTTCAGCTTCATCGGTTTTTTGTTTCAGCTTTTGCAAGAACCGTTTTATTCGCTGTTTTGCAACGGCCCGTCTACCTTTACACCCGAAGATTGCATCACAAAAGGCAAGATCATCATTCTCAATTTGCCCGTCAAAATTTATCAGCAAACGGGCCAACAAATCCAAATCGCCATTAAGTACGCTTTTCAACGGGCGTGGGAAAGGCGCGGCGTTTTGCCGGGTGAACATATTCCGTTCCTGTGGTGCGACGAAGCGCATTTATTCCTGCATCCGCATGATGCGCATTTCCTGTCCACGGCGCGATCCAGCATGATTGCAACCGTTTATCTCTCCCAATCTATCGTCGGGTATTACGCTAGTATGGGCGGAAACAAATCGGAATATAAAGTGAAGTCCCTGCTCGGCCTTCTCTCGACGAAGATCTTCCACGCCAACACCTGTATGGATACCAACCGATGGGCTTCGGATCTTTTCGGGGAGGAATACCAAACGGACCATCAGCGCGGCGTGCAGGTCGGGCGTGATTTTTCGCAATCTTATTCCGAAAGCGAGAAACTGTATAAGCGTGTACGTCCGGAACAATTCGTGTCCCTCAAAACAGGCGGCAAGAAAAACAACTATATCGTAGAAGCCTATATCCACCGTCAAGGCTCTCCCTTTTCCAACGGGCTTAACTTCAAAAAAGTCCGCTTCAGACAAAAACCTTCACTCTAA
- the mobF gene encoding MobF family relaxase, whose protein sequence is MIRMIQSTSAAHAQAYYTSSLSPSDYYTNDQELPGQFTGKLADRLGITGDVTKEAFFALTENRNPLNGTALTPVTKDERTIGYDINFHCPKSVSILHALAKDDHILKAFEKSVLKTMQEMEADGAQTRVRIGGADTDRKTGELLWASFTHLTARPVDGSLPDPHLHAHCFVINATWDDVEKRVKACQFREIQRDMPYYQARFHKRLADKLQDLGYDVKKTDKAFEIDGVPKEIIAYFSKRTDEIGRIAKEKGITDAKALDALGARTRAAKQTGLSMDELKAVWKAEMQDISTVIGGNQGKPLRFARAKETQTTVAKQSVRYALHHHFERVSVMPERRLLATAYHHAIGNNATSLDQITDHFKKDDQIIHVEDRGRMVCTTQEVLQEERRMVTLARAGVGQLAPLYQEAPALALDGQALTAASHALTTADRVTIIRGVAGAGKTTLLSALVPSIEKKGKHVTTVAPSANASRGTLREQGFKEADTVSRLLTDKDMQAKLSDQVLIVDEAGLLGTGQALRLLEIATEQNAQVIFVGDTRQHSAVTRGDALRILNTVGGIQTAEVSKIYRQKNGNYRAAVEFLSQGKAKEGFDKLDNMGAIKDVDPLAPHVELAKDYVAALKAGKSGLVISPTRQEGEKVTTAIRVALRAAGMLGKRDIAVTRFSNLNFTEAAKSDWRNYKEGQVIQFSQNVPGARKGSQWTVKAIGEKDVTIENAGGKALSLPCDRANHFAVFQKNDLALSKGDVVRITHNSFDKRDKRLDNGTVLHVVSVSDRGDMILRHADGKTQYKLGKEFGHIEHAHCSTSHGSQGCTVDRVFIAQNAATFPATDLKQFYVSVSRGREAVTVYTDDKATLLEHASEMGDRQSALELLSAKDPHIEYVLLQERNAYAKPEQDKSAAKSITSEKHY, encoded by the coding sequence ATGATTCGCATGATCCAAAGCACGAGCGCCGCTCATGCCCAAGCCTATTACACGTCTTCGCTGTCACCTTCCGATTATTACACCAACGATCAAGAGCTTCCCGGACAATTCACGGGAAAGCTGGCGGATCGTTTGGGTATTACCGGGGACGTGACGAAAGAGGCGTTTTTCGCGCTGACGGAAAATAGAAACCCGCTCAATGGTACAGCGCTTACGCCTGTGACAAAGGATGAGCGAACCATTGGCTATGACATCAATTTTCATTGTCCTAAATCCGTTTCCATCCTGCACGCTTTAGCAAAGGACGATCATATATTAAAAGCCTTTGAAAAATCCGTTTTGAAAACCATGCAAGAAATGGAAGCGGATGGTGCGCAAACGCGCGTCCGCATTGGCGGTGCCGATACGGATCGGAAAACGGGTGAATTACTCTGGGCTTCCTTTACCCATTTGACGGCGCGGCCCGTGGACGGCTCCCTTCCCGATCCACATCTTCACGCGCATTGCTTCGTTATCAATGCGACGTGGGATGATGTTGAAAAGCGCGTCAAGGCTTGCCAATTCCGCGAGATACAACGTGATATGCCGTACTATCAGGCACGCTTTCATAAGCGGCTGGCCGATAAGCTCCAGGATTTAGGCTATGACGTGAAAAAGACGGATAAAGCCTTTGAGATTGACGGCGTGCCGAAAGAAATCATTGCGTATTTTTCCAAACGCACCGACGAGATCGGGCGCATTGCCAAAGAAAAAGGGATTACGGATGCCAAAGCGTTGGACGCGCTGGGCGCTCGTACCCGTGCCGCCAAGCAAACCGGATTGAGCATGGATGAACTGAAAGCCGTTTGGAAAGCGGAGATGCAAGACATCAGTACCGTTATAGGCGGCAATCAGGGCAAGCCGCTACGCTTTGCGCGGGCGAAGGAAACACAAACGACCGTAGCCAAGCAAAGCGTGCGCTATGCCCTGCATCATCATTTTGAAAGAGTGTCCGTGATGCCGGAACGCCGTTTGCTGGCGACCGCTTATCATCACGCCATCGGCAACAATGCAACGTCCTTAGATCAGATAACGGATCATTTTAAAAAGGATGATCAAATTATTCATGTGGAAGATCGCGGGCGCATGGTCTGCACGACCCAAGAGGTTTTGCAGGAAGAGCGGCGTATGGTGACATTGGCCCGCGCCGGGGTAGGACAGCTTGCGCCGCTTTATCAGGAAGCGCCTGCCCTGGCGCTGGACGGCCAAGCTCTGACGGCTGCTTCCCATGCTCTGACGACGGCCGACCGCGTGACGATTATTCGCGGCGTTGCCGGGGCCGGAAAAACCACGCTTCTATCGGCATTGGTTCCTTCCATCGAAAAAAAGGGTAAGCATGTCACAACGGTCGCGCCGTCGGCCAATGCGTCGCGAGGAACGCTGCGGGAACAAGGCTTTAAAGAGGCTGACACCGTATCGCGGCTTTTGACTGATAAGGATATGCAGGCAAAATTGTCGGATCAGGTGTTGATCGTCGATGAAGCCGGGTTGCTCGGCACCGGGCAAGCCTTGCGTTTGCTGGAAATCGCCACCGAACAAAACGCGCAAGTTATTTTCGTCGGTGATACGCGCCAGCATAGCGCCGTTACGCGCGGGGATGCGTTGCGCATCCTCAACACCGTGGGCGGCATTCAGACCGCCGAAGTATCGAAAATTTACCGCCAGAAAAACGGTAACTATCGCGCTGCGGTGGAATTTCTTTCGCAGGGCAAAGCTAAAGAAGGCTTTGATAAGTTGGACAACATGGGCGCGATTAAGGATGTCGATCCTTTAGCCCCGCATGTGGAGTTGGCGAAAGACTATGTTGCGGCATTGAAAGCGGGCAAGTCCGGCTTGGTGATTTCGCCCACCCGCCAGGAAGGCGAAAAGGTGACGACGGCAATCCGTGTGGCGCTGCGCGCGGCCGGAATGCTCGGCAAGCGTGATATTGCCGTTACTCGGTTCTCTAATCTCAATTTCACGGAAGCGGCGAAGAGCGACTGGCGCAATTACAAAGAAGGCCAGGTCATTCAGTTTTCGCAGAATGTGCCCGGTGCCAGGAAAGGCTCGCAATGGACCGTCAAAGCGATAGGAGAGAAGGATGTCACTATTGAAAACGCCGGCGGCAAAGCGTTGTCCCTGCCCTGTGACCGGGCAAACCATTTCGCCGTGTTTCAGAAAAACGATCTTGCACTATCCAAAGGCGACGTCGTTCGCATCACACATAACAGTTTTGATAAACGCGATAAGCGGCTGGACAACGGCACGGTGCTGCATGTGGTTTCTGTCAGCGATAGGGGCGATATGATCCTGCGCCATGCTGACGGGAAAACGCAATACAAGCTGGGAAAAGAATTCGGGCATATCGAACATGCGCATTGCAGTACGTCCCACGGATCGCAAGGGTGCACCGTTGATCGCGTATTCATTGCGCAAAATGCCGCCACCTTTCCCGCCACGGATTTAAAACAATTCTATGTGTCCGTGTCCCGTGGCCGCGAAGCCGTCACCGTTTACACGGATGACAAAGCGACCCTTTTGGAACATGCGTCCGAAATGGGCGACCGCCAATCCGCTCTGGAGCTTTTATCAGCCAAAGATCCGCATATCGAATACGTCCTGCTTCAGGAGCGCAACGCCTACGCCAAGCCGGAACAAGACAAGAGTGCCGCAAAATCCATCACGTCGGAAAAGCATTATTGA